The Nothobranchius furzeri strain GRZ-AD chromosome 6, NfurGRZ-RIMD1, whole genome shotgun sequence genome includes a region encoding these proteins:
- the arhgef38 gene encoding rho guanine nucleotide exchange factor 38 has product MDPKEGSGTEKEKEKVIRKRPRPVFLRYLERRKTDTIVADDTAKGDINLGTLVRRSQSDKTEYSAKLKEKLMPCDLSTLPSPVMDLEEVCSKKMNRRAKVIKELVQTEKDYLTDLELCIREVVQPLRNLQVVDVDRIFTNMETVCEVSAALLHRLNEAMADPDPEAVVIGEVFIQAKAALEDVYKIYCYHHDDANMSLKSYEKDEQIKQHFTACVLALKKIYDKECKPNLLDMGSLIIKPVQRIMKYPLLLGELWQATPEDHPDYLPLQEALTAAKIINVNINEFKRRKDIVMKYKRLEDEGTLRGKLNKLNIHSIRKKGDRFAGYLKILTGVESQVRDEVFDREEKLFRSLEKAVRLLAKNVHCYMQHSQEMVSVAVQNAKELENIILDPSKNDTNGSSHNNGNDPYKHFRDRMERLVLAPLSSLQGMFTAPQKLIQKRYDKLLDYCSRLERSSSSLSTTSASSSPSEAPPGPAKRDYEAINALLVEELQRFNMAAYIILSNCVLCLVTLLRALMGKALVGAPSVHQLPPPLSNIAEVQNSIMDELNNLTFVKDNAQKLIERKVSFEKREKKTAVPEVQHQTEEQRSWLLSEYPLSRLYQLKRKCNGCQEQDLSLLEGELVALLEEKDPLGSSSRWLVDTGGAQGYIYSTFLKQYNPLRDSQRSSQKSNEQQQQQQQPPPAMADEDFDDLSLFVLGSGSSSLWSVSLKTSDSSSTLSSLQGELESGEESVDPVETDSQQYYAVYAFQARCNQELSLQEYQHVRILKFCDLGGNKEWWLAEANGQKGYVPANYLGRMSYA; this is encoded by the exons ATGGATCCCAAGGAGGGCAGCGGGACTGAGAAGGAAAAGGAGAAAGTGATCAGAAAGAGGCCCAGGCCTGTGTTCCTGCGCTACCTGGAGAGGAGAAAGACGGACACTATAGTAGCTGATGACACGGCCAAAGGTGACATTAACCTGGGGACATTGGTGAGGAGGAGTCAGTCTGACAAGACGGAGTACAGCGCCAAACTTAAAG AAAAACTGATGCCTTGTGACCTGTCCACACTTCCCTCTCCCGTCATGGACCTGGAGGAGGTCTGCTCTAAGAAGATGAACCGCAGAGCGAAAGTGATAAAGGAGCTCGTGCAAACGGAAAAGGACTACCTCACTGACTTGGAGCTGTGCATCCGAGAAGTGGTCCAGCCTCTACGAAATCTACAG GTTGTGGATGTCGATCGAATTTTCACCAACATGGAGACCGTGTGTGAGGTTTCTGCAGCACTTCTTCACAGACTGAATGAGGCCATGGCCGACCCTGACCCAGAAGCGGTTGTTATAG GTGAAGTATTCATCCAGGCCAAGGCAGCTTTAGAAGATGTGTATAAGATTTACTGTTATCACCACGACGATGCCAACATGTCGCTCAAATCCTACGAGAAAGACGAACAAATCAAGCAGCATTTCACTGCATGTGTATTAGCTCTAAA AAAAATATACGACAAAGA ATGTAAACCTAATTTGTTGGATATGGGCTCCTTGATCATCAAACCCGTGCAGAGGATCATGAAGTACCCGCTGCTGCTCGGAGAGCTCTGGCAGGCCACACCAGAGGACCACCCCGACTATCTTCCTCTGCAGGAGGCGCTGACCGCTGCTAAGATCATCAACGTCAACATCAACGAGTTCAAGAGGAGAAAGGACATAG TAATGAAGTACAAAAGGTTAGAGGACGAAGGCACGCTAAGGGGCAAACTGAACAAGCTGAACATCCACTCGATCCGGAAGAAAGGAGACAGGTTTGCTGGTTACCTCAAGATTCTCACCGGAGTCGAGTCACAG GTGAGAGATGAAGTGTTTGACAGAGAAGAGAAACTCTTCAGAAGTCTGGAGAAAGCAGTCAGGCTGCTGGCCAAAAACGTCCACTGCTACATGCAGCACTCTCAG GAGATGGTGTCTGTTGCTGTCCAGAACGCGAAGGAACTGGAAAACATTATCCTCGATCCGAGTAAAAACGACACGAATGGTTCATCTCACAACAATGGCAATGATCCTTATAAGCACTTT AGAGACAGGATGGAGCGTTTGGTCTTGGCCCCGTTGTCCAGCCTGCAGGGCATGTTCACGGCCCCCCAGAAACTCATCCAGAAGCGTTACGACAAACTGCTCGATTACTGCAGCCGTCTCGAGCGATCGTCCTCCTCTCTTTCTACAACTTCTGCCTCCTCTTCACCGTCAGAAGCCCCTCCTGGTCCTGCCAAGAGGGACTATGAAGCTATAAATGCGTTGCTAGTGGAGGAGCTACAGAGGTTCAACATGGCTGCTTATATCATCCTGAGTAACTGTGTGTTGTGTTTGGTGACCCTGCTCAGAGCGCTGATGGGTAAAGCGTTGGTTGGTGCTCCATCTGTCCATCAACTTCCG CCTCCATTGTCCAACATCGCTGAAGTGCAGAACAGCATCATGGATGAGCTGAACAACCTGACGTTTGTCAAAGACAACGCTCAGAAGCTGATTGAGCGAAAAGTCAGCTTTGAGAAacgagaaaagaaaacagca GTGCCAGAGGTGCAGCATCAGACGGAGGAGCAGCGTTCCTGGCTTCTATCAGAATACCCGCTGAGCCGCCTTTACCAGCTAAAGAGGAAGTGCAATGGCTGCCAGGAGCAGGACCTCAGCCTGCTGGAGGGAGAGCTGGTTGCTCTTTTGGAGGAAAAAGACCCACTGGGCAGCAGCAGTCGCTGGCTGGTTGACACTGgag GTGCCCAAGGCTACATCTACTCCACATTCCTGAAACAGTACAACCCCCTGAGGGACTCCCAGCGGTCAAGCCAGAAGTCCaatgagcagcagcaacagcagcagcagccgccTCCTGCCATGGCTGACGAAGACTTTGATGACCTCAGCCTGTTTGTGTTAGGAAGCGGCAGCAGCAGCCTGTGGAGCGTTAGCCTCAAAACCAGCGACAGCAGCTCGACCCTCTCCAGTCTGCAGGGAGAGCTGGAGAGCGGAGAGGAGTCTGTGGATCCGGTGGAAACAGACagtcagcag